The genomic stretch ATTTTTTCGGTTTTGACTAGCTGTTTTTGGAAAGAAAACAGAGAATTATGGAGAATTTTCTTTCCTCAAGAGGCCTTTTTTCCCCCCCTTTTTTCCTCCTCGCTTGGAGGGTTGAGGAGGACGGAGCTAGGGAAACACCATTAATACCTGAGCCTGCCACACCAGAAAATCGCCCTGAGGACGCCGCGGTCGGACATATTTTTTGCCAGGTTTTGTTTTTTTTATTTCCCCCTTTCTTTTTCCTTTTTCTATCTTCTAGATTAACACTTTTCTCGGTGGAAAAACAGTCAACTTTAAGTTATTTTTATGTTTTCTCAACCAATGTTAAGTTTTGTAAAAAGAGAAGGGGAAGAGGGGGGCAGTCAAAATTGACGCACTTGGGCTATGATCGAGTCAAAGGGAAAAACAGTCTTTCGTAAACTAGGAAGAAGACAGAACAAAATAAGGAATGACATTGAAACTCCCTCCCCAGATGCAAAAGATAACTGACGATCTGGACAAACTACTAGACGTAATGCCCCCTCGAATAAGACATGCCCTAGAGAAACACCCCAAGAAGGAGTCTCTCATTGAGATTGTCCTGGATTTGGGGAGACAGCCGGAGGCGCGTTTTTCGGAAGGGTCAGAGTATCTCAGTGACGAACTAGTCACCCGGGAGGACTTGGCCTATTGTGTGTCTAGGGTAGGTCATTTTAGCAGTGACAACAGGGCTGGCATTGAGCGGACTTTACACCGCATCTCCTGTATCCGCAACCGTCAGGGGGACATAATTGGTTTGACCTGTCGCATTGGCAGGGCGGTGTTTGGCACTATTGCCATGATTCGGGAGTTGGTGGAAAGTGGTCAGTCCATACTCCTGTTAGGCCGTCCCGGGGTAGGAAAAACCACGGCCTTGAGGGAGATTGCCCGTGTCTTGGCAGACGAACTGGGAAAAAGGGTGGTAATTATTGACACCTCCAATGAGATTGCCGGCGATGGGGATATTCCTCACCCCGCCATTGGAAGGGCGCGGCGCATGCAGGTGGCCCGTCCGGAATTGCAACATCAGGTGATGATAGAGGCGGTGGAAAACCACATGCCGGAGGTGATAATAATTGACGAAATTGGGACGGAGTTGGAGGCTTTAGCGGCACGGACTATTGCCGAAAGGGGAGTACAGCTAGTGGGGACTGCCCATGGCAACAGCCTGGAGAACTTGATTAAAAACCCCACCCTCTCAGATCTGATTGGAGGCATTCAGTCCGTAACCCTGGGGGATGAGGAGGCAAGGCGGCGGGGCTGTCAAAAAACAGTTTTAGAGAGGAAGGCACCACCTACTTTCCAAATTGCTATAGAAATGTGGGAAAGGCAAAAATGGGTGGTGCACGAGGATGTAGCCCACACGGTGGACTGTCTTCTCCGGGGTAAACAACCCATTCCCCAATTGAGACAAATTAATGAGCATGGGGAGGTGACCATAACAAGAGATCCCTCTTTGCTGCCGGCAAGAAAATTAAACTTGTTACAGCCCGCCAGTAATAGTATCGTGAGCAACAGTTCTTTTGATTTCCGTCCTCCCACCGGCCTGAGGGCTCAGGGTAAGATGGCACCAGTCCCCCCCCCGACAACGGCAGCCCATTTTGAGTTTGAGCAGATGCTAGAAGACTCGTGGTACAAGGAGGAGAAGGAGGGGGGAAAGATACGCACTCCGGGCCCTAATGGTGAGGACTTTCCCGTTTATGTCTATCCCTATGGCATAGGCAAAAGCAACTTAGAGCAGGTAATCGAGCTGTTCAAAATGCCCATAGTCCTAACTAAGGACATAGACAGTGCGGACGTACTCCTGGCGCTGCGATCTCAGGCGAAAAACAATTCCAAACTAGTGCAATTGGCAAAAGAAAGGCAGTTAACCATCAAGACTGTTAAGTCCAATAGCATCCCCCAAATTGTCCGCGCCCTGAGAGAACTGGTGGGGGAGGAAGAGGAAAACAAGCCACAGTCCTTGAATTTGGGACAATTCTTCACGGGGGACAGTGATGACGAACTGGAGGCCTTAGAAGAGGCTCGTCTAGCCGTAGAACAGATTGTTATTCCCCGAGGACAACCCGTCGAACTGTTGCCCCGCAACGCCAGAATCAGAAAAATGCAACACGAGTTGGTGGCCCACTATCGCCTCCGCTCAGACAGTTTTGGAGAGGAGCCCAATCGTCGTTTACGGATTTATCCAGCCTAAACGGGTGAGGTGGGGTTAACTATGTCTGTCAGGGAAGAGAGTAAACAGCAACTTGTTAATATAAACCTTCCCCACCACACCCCTCTTGTTGGTGGGAGGGGATGCATTCTGGTCGGAGGAGTTGTGGCCCTCTAGAGGGGCGTTACCTAGCGGGGTGGGGGTTTCATTCCCCTCCTCCTCTTGGGGGCGAGATTCCTCTTGGGGGCGAGATGGAGTTTGTTCCCCTTTCTCTTCCCAAGGGTCCTCCTGTAAGGCCTCTGTATTTTCCCCCTCATCCTTTTTTGCCACCGCCACTATTTCCTCTCTTCCCCCCGTTGTAGCCTCTGTGGCTTGTCCAGTCGCCCCTGCCACTGGGGAGGCTGAGGATGGAATACTGGGAACTAGGGAATGGGAATCGGGTTTACGGGAGGTATCCCCTATTATTGTCCCAGCAGAAATAACCGCATTGGCCGGCACGTCGGCCCGGTATACGGTCACCAAAGCCCCGAGGGACGCCTGAGCTCCTATAACACATGCTCCCACAATCAGACTACCAGCACCGAGAATGGCATTGGACTCCACCACTACATCCCCCCCTATAGCAGTAATAATCGTCCCCATGCCCAAACAGGCCCCACTTTTGATAACAATACGACTGCCCGGGGTTGCATTTAAGATGACACCAGGGGCAATTATTGCCGTGGGGTCTATGGTAACATCTCCTACTACCTTTGTGTTAGAAAGGCAGGGGACTTGAAGAACAGGTATAGACATCTCCCTACTGGTAAAGGAAACGGCGCAAGGGGGGTAATCCACACAGTAGCCCTAACTCTAATGTTGTATGCTAATCAAGTAATTCAAAAGGCCAAACAGAGGGGCGTACAGGGATAGATACGCCCAACTCCGCAAAAAGAGAGATTAAATTACGGTCTTTGGATGATGGTTTCTAGGACACGACGTTTGGCGGTGGGCTCAATGCCAATCAGACGTACATACTCCCCAGAGTGTTCTTTCAGACAGGCTTCCAGGGCTCGCAGCACCTCGGACTCATTACGACTTTGGATAGGGGCACAGGATTGCCAAGAGTTGGTTTTAAAGCGACGAACCGTGGCATGCTCAGTCCCGATTTGATAGCCTTGAGCCAGGAGGGAACGTACTTGGGACACCACTTCTGGGGACAAACTGGTGGTGGCAACAGCCCCGTTTACACTCTTGCCATTGCCGTTCACGTTTGTAGATTTACTATTTACAGAAGTGCTACTACCACCGGGGACACCGTCAGGGCGTTGGATAATCATCTCCAATACCCGGCGTTTAGCGGTGGGGTCAATGCCAATCAGGCGGACATATTCCCCATCATGTTCCTTAAGGCAGGCTTCCAAAGCGGCTATGACTTCCCGCTCATTCTTGCTCTGAATAGGGGCACAGGATTGCCAGGAATTAGTCTTAAAGCGACGGACTGTGGCATGCTCGGTGCCAATTTGATAGCCTTGAGCCAGAAGGGAACGCACCTGGGCGATGGCCTCCTGGCTGAGGCGGCCGCCAGTGGTAGTAGTCACCGAGGCGCCATTGTGGGAGGAGGTGGGAGCGGTGTAGTTATTTTTGTTTATCTCTGGACTACCGGAGCCGGGGCGTTGGATGATGGTTTCAGAAACACGACGTTTGCTGGCGGGATCGACCCCCACAATTTGGACATACTCCCCTTCAAACTGACGAAGATAGCCTTCAATGGCACTAATAGCCTCTTGAACGGACTTGGTGTTGATACTGCCCGCGGTGAGCCAGGATTTGGTCTTAAAGCGACGGGGGTTGGCGTGTTCTACCCCAATTTGATAACCCCCTTGGATTAGAGCCCGCACCTCGTCAGTCCAACTGGCATTACCGGCCCCACTGGTAGAAGCAGTATTGCTACTGTTAACAGTCACCCGAGTGGAGGGGGTGGTAGAAACAGAGGGGCTTTCCCCGGGGCGTTGGATAATGACCTCAGCAACACGGCGTTTGCCATTGGGGTCAATGCCAATGAGGCGAACATACTCCCCGGCATATTCCCGCAGCAGGGATTCCAACTCTCTGAGAATGGCTGCTTCCCCAGTAGCCCGCAGGGGTGCAGTCAACCAGGACTTGGTTTTAAAACGACGGGGGTTGGCATGTTCCACCCCGATTTGGTACCCCTGTCTTAAAAGGGAACGCACCTGGCCAGCAATATCTGTACTTACAGTCATAATCTCCCCCGAATCATTACTGAGTTGCGTGTTACTTTCGCCCAGGCGGGCACTTTCTGCCCTCACGGCATTTATACAGGCGGCATTTTCGATGCACTGATAGCCCATGGCAAGGGCCTCATTAATTTGAACCACGTGGGCGGCGAACTCCCTATCTTCTGGTTGGACATCCGGGAGGCGATCCGCCTGTTGCTGGGTGGTGATAATGGAGCCCGAGGGGACATACTTACCAGGGGGGATTTCCACATCCTGGATCAACACGTGCATCATTACGATGCAGCCATGCCCCACCCTGGCATTGAAAACAGTAGAACGGAACCCTATAAAACAATTATCCCCCACGTAAGCGGGGCCATGGATGAGAGCTAGGTGGGTTATACAGGTATTACGACCAATCCAGACAGAATACTCCTTCCCGTCGTCCCCCTTGACTCGTCCCTTTTCCAAACCGTGGATGACAACGCCGTCTTGAATGTTGCTGTTGTCGCCGATGTAGAAGGGAGTCCCCTCATCGGCCCGAATAGAAGTGCCGGGCGCAATGAGGACATTGGCCCCCACCCTCACATCCCCTATGAGGTTGGAAAAGGAGTGCACGTAGGCGGTCTCATGGATAGTCGGTTCCGCCAGGTTTCTCGACCAAGGGGTTGGGGGAGCTGCCATTATGGGAAAGCTCACGGCAAACCTCCGCTATAAGTAACTGTTAACAGGCACTGGAAACTATTTTTTCTCCTTCTTTTATAACCGGTTATATGGGAGCTACCAATAGGTTATGGTCAATATGGTCTTTCAGCCTCTTTCTTGCTGTAAATTAGTTCACCCCCCACAGTGACAGTGTCAATAATCCCCACCACCATGGCATCTACTGGCCGCTCATCTCCTATTTCCCTGCGGGCGGAACTGCCCCTGGTCACCAACACCCACTCATTTAACCCTGCCCCCACGGTATCCCCAGCCACCTCGTACTGGGGCAGGGGTTTCCCGTTGGCGTCGAGAAACTGTACCAGGAGCAGCTTTATCCCTGTCAGGGCCTTTGACTTGTGGTTACTTACAACTGTACCACAAACTCTAGCAATTTGCATCAGTATGTTTGTGTTTAAAAGTTTACGGGATAGGCAACCCCCGCAAATGGGGGGCTGTGCAACCCACATCCGGAAAACGTCAACCTAGGGGGGTTGATTTACCCGGCTAGGGGCGGCTCAGGGGGCGAGGATTAACACTTTCTCTGAACTGTTCTACCTCTTCGGTGTAACGGATTGGCAGGACGTACTCGAGGTTTTCATGGGGACGGGCGATGATGTGGTGGGACAAAACCTGTCCTCCTTTTACCCTTTTGGCATTTTCAATGCCAGCTGCCACGGATGCTTGTACTTCGGATACATCGCCCCTGACGATTACAGTGACGCGGCCACTGCCTATTTTTTCATAACCCACTAAGGTAACCCGGGCTGCCTTTACCATGGCGTCTGCCGCTTCTACCACCGCTGGAAAGCCCAGGGTTTCCACCATTCCAACTGCGATTGACATAGGC from Geminocystis sp. M7585_C2015_104 encodes the following:
- a CDS encoding AAA family ATPase, coding for MTLKLPPQMQKITDDLDKLLDVMPPRIRHALEKHPKKESLIEIVLDLGRQPEARFSEGSEYLSDELVTREDLAYCVSRVGHFSSDNRAGIERTLHRISCIRNRQGDIIGLTCRIGRAVFGTIAMIRELVESGQSILLLGRPGVGKTTALREIARVLADELGKRVVIIDTSNEIAGDGDIPHPAIGRARRMQVARPELQHQVMIEAVENHMPEVIIIDEIGTELEALAARTIAERGVQLVGTAHGNSLENLIKNPTLSDLIGGIQSVTLGDEEARRRGCQKTVLERKAPPTFQIAIEMWERQKWVVHEDVAHTVDCLLRGKQPIPQLRQINEHGEVTITRDPSLLPARKLNLLQPASNSIVSNSSFDFRPPTGLRAQGKMAPVPPPTTAAHFEFEQMLEDSWYKEEKEGGKIRTPGPNGEDFPVYVYPYGIGKSNLEQVIELFKMPIVLTKDIDSADVLLALRSQAKNNSKLVQLAKERQLTIKTVKSNSIPQIVRALRELVGEEEENKPQSLNLGQFFTGDSDDELEALEEARLAVEQIVIPRGQPVELLPRNARIRKMQHELVAHYRLRSDSFGEEPNRRLRIYPA
- a CDS encoding ribulose bisphosphate carboxylase small subunit, which produces MAAPPTPWSRNLAEPTIHETAYVHSFSNLIGDVRVGANVLIAPGTSIRADEGTPFYIGDNSNIQDGVVIHGLEKGRVKGDDGKEYSVWIGRNTCITHLALIHGPAYVGDNCFIGFRSTVFNARVGHGCIVMMHVLIQDVEIPPGKYVPSGSIITTQQQADRLPDVQPEDREFAAHVVQINEALAMGYQCIENAACINAVRAESARLGESNTQLSNDSGEIMTVSTDIAGQVRSLLRQGYQIGVEHANPRRFKTKSWLTAPLRATGEAAILRELESLLREYAGEYVRLIGIDPNGKRRVAEVIIQRPGESPSVSTTPSTRVTVNSSNTASTSGAGNASWTDEVRALIQGGYQIGVEHANPRRFKTKSWLTAGSINTKSVQEAISAIEGYLRQFEGEYVQIVGVDPASKRRVSETIIQRPGSGSPEINKNNYTAPTSSHNGASVTTTTGGRLSQEAIAQVRSLLAQGYQIGTEHATVRRFKTNSWQSCAPIQSKNEREVIAALEACLKEHDGEYVRLIGIDPTAKRRVLEMIIQRPDGVPGGSSTSVNSKSTNVNGNGKSVNGAVATTSLSPEVVSQVRSLLAQGYQIGTEHATVRRFKTNSWQSCAPIQSRNESEVLRALEACLKEHSGEYVRLIGIEPTAKRRVLETIIQRP
- a CDS encoding EutN/CcmL family microcompartment protein, with amino-acid sequence MQIARVCGTVVSNHKSKALTGIKLLLVQFLDANGKPLPQYEVAGDTVGAGLNEWVLVTRGSSARREIGDERPVDAMVVGIIDTVTVGGELIYSKKEAERPY
- a CDS encoding carbon dioxide-concentrating mechanism protein CcmK, with translation MSIAVGMVETLGFPAVVEAADAMVKAARVTLVGYEKIGSGRVTVIVRGDVSEVQASVAAGIENAKRVKGGQVLSHHIIARPHENLEYVLPIRYTEEVEQFRESVNPRPLSRP